In a single window of the Pyramidobacter porci genome:
- the rfbA gene encoding glucose-1-phosphate thymidylyltransferase RfbA, which yields MARKGVILAAGLGTRLHPMTLAVNKQLIPVYDKPMIYYAIWVLIKAGVRDIMLVTSAVDKSSFERLLGDGSRFGIRMHYTIQHEPKGLVDAFVQTEDFIAGDPCVLILGDNIFYGSGFPAMLSKASAQTKGATVFGAIVPDPERFGVASFSEEGKVLTLEEKPAHPQSNCAVVGLYFFDGKVMQYARELRRQIPADREVSITDVNRVYMERGQLDLQVFPQGFAWLDSGTYDSLLEASNYVARVEREQDHMICCPEEAAYSAGFLALEKLREYGEADKNNNYGRYLTKLYHQFKK from the coding sequence ATGGCCAGAAAAGGAGTAATTCTCGCGGCTGGACTCGGCACCAGACTTCATCCCATGACTTTAGCCGTGAATAAACAGCTTATCCCCGTTTATGACAAACCGATGATCTATTACGCGATCTGGGTTCTGATCAAGGCGGGGGTGCGCGACATCATGCTTGTCACGTCCGCAGTGGACAAGAGCAGTTTCGAGCGTCTGCTCGGCGACGGTTCCCGTTTCGGCATTCGGATGCATTACACGATTCAACACGAGCCCAAGGGTCTGGTCGACGCGTTTGTCCAGACGGAAGATTTCATCGCCGGCGATCCCTGCGTGCTGATCCTCGGCGACAACATCTTCTACGGTTCCGGGTTCCCCGCCATGCTCAGCAAGGCGTCCGCGCAGACGAAGGGCGCCACCGTTTTCGGTGCCATCGTGCCCGATCCGGAACGTTTCGGCGTCGCTTCTTTCAGCGAAGAGGGCAAGGTCCTGACGCTCGAGGAAAAGCCCGCGCATCCCCAATCGAACTGCGCCGTCGTCGGCCTGTACTTCTTCGACGGGAAGGTCATGCAGTACGCCCGCGAGCTGCGCCGGCAGATCCCCGCCGATCGGGAAGTGTCGATCACCGACGTGAATCGCGTTTACATGGAGCGGGGGCAGCTCGATCTGCAGGTGTTTCCGCAGGGATTCGCGTGGCTCGACTCCGGCACGTATGACAGTCTGCTGGAGGCGTCCAATTACGTGGCGCGCGTCGAGCGCGAGCAGGATCACATGATCTGCTGTCCAGAGGAGGCGGCTTACAGCGCCGGATTTCTCGCCCTCGAAAAATTACGCGAATACGGCGAGGCGGACAAGAACAACAATTACGGCCGCTATTTGACGAAGCTTTACCATCAGTTCAAGAAATAA
- a CDS encoding B3/B4 domain-containing protein: MKFIVASQFFEKLPDVCFGVVVARNIDNAAVYPQIDAMLEEAVAVAAARYEGRKIKDEPAILPYRRAFQTLELNPNKFMSSIEAMFTRVGKGKGLPRINPIVDLGNALSLKHALPMGAHDVGQMDDDIEVRFTREGDSFIPFGEAEAESVPAGEPVYAVGRKIRTRRWIWRQSELGKIGPQSKDIFFPIDGFASANKEAILAARRELADCCARIFGCRDVKIDFLDASHRETEL; encoded by the coding sequence ATGAAATTCATCGTTGCCTCTCAATTTTTCGAGAAACTTCCCGACGTCTGCTTTGGTGTCGTGGTCGCCAGAAATATCGACAATGCGGCGGTTTACCCGCAGATCGACGCGATGCTCGAGGAAGCTGTCGCCGTTGCCGCGGCTCGCTATGAAGGACGAAAAATCAAGGATGAACCGGCCATTCTGCCTTATCGGCGGGCCTTTCAGACGCTGGAGCTCAATCCCAATAAATTCATGAGTTCCATCGAAGCCATGTTCACCCGCGTCGGCAAGGGCAAAGGACTGCCGCGCATCAATCCCATCGTCGATCTCGGCAACGCGCTCTCGCTCAAACACGCGCTGCCCATGGGAGCCCACGACGTCGGTCAGATGGACGATGACATCGAAGTGCGCTTCACGCGCGAGGGCGACAGCTTCATCCCCTTCGGCGAAGCCGAGGCAGAGTCGGTCCCCGCCGGCGAACCTGTCTACGCGGTCGGCCGGAAAATCCGCACGCGCCGCTGGATCTGGCGGCAAAGCGAACTGGGCAAGATCGGTCCGCAGTCCAAGGACATCTTCTTCCCCATCGACGGCTTTGCCTCCGCAAACAAAGAGGCGATCCTCGCCGCCCGACGCGAACTGGCCGATTGTTGCGCTCGCATCTTCGGCTGCCGCGACGTGAAGATCGATTTTCTCGACGCCTCCCACCGCGAGACGGAGCTGTAG
- a CDS encoding response regulator, producing the protein MIKTIIVEDDPMVAQINRRYLDTANDIQVAAVFDNGKDALAYIEDEEPDLIILDVYMPVMNGLELLREIRKADIQSDVIMVTAANDVKNVEEALRLGIVDYLVKPFEYERFMEAIEKYRKKAHVLKDASTLNQDAIDALVSVGAPQPQAPARDLKKGLQQRTLDMIRSHLDKMKGETCTCDTLAGVVGLSKVTVRRYLNYLAEIGEIDSSVDYETGGRPCIKYFIRPDSVEKKDEAAEENGSDGEEKK; encoded by the coding sequence GTGATTAAGACGATTATTGTTGAAGACGACCCGATGGTTGCGCAGATCAACCGGCGCTATCTTGACACGGCCAACGACATCCAGGTGGCCGCGGTTTTTGATAACGGCAAGGATGCTCTGGCGTATATCGAAGACGAAGAACCCGATTTGATCATCCTCGACGTATACATGCCGGTGATGAACGGCTTGGAACTTCTTCGCGAAATCCGCAAGGCCGATATCCAGTCCGACGTGATCATGGTCACGGCGGCCAACGACGTGAAGAACGTCGAGGAAGCCCTGCGCCTCGGCATTGTGGATTATCTGGTCAAACCCTTCGAGTATGAGCGCTTTATGGAGGCTATCGAAAAGTACCGCAAAAAGGCGCACGTGCTGAAAGACGCTTCGACGCTGAATCAGGACGCCATCGACGCGCTCGTCAGCGTAGGTGCGCCTCAGCCGCAAGCCCCTGCGCGCGATCTGAAGAAAGGCCTTCAGCAGCGCACGCTGGACATGATCCGCTCGCATCTCGACAAGATGAAAGGCGAGACCTGCACCTGCGACACGCTGGCCGGCGTGGTCGGCTTGTCCAAAGTGACGGTGCGCCGCTATCTGAACTACCTTGCCGAGATCGGTGAGATCGACAGCTCCGTCGACTATGAGACCGGCGGGCGTCCCTGCATCAAATACTTTATCCGCCCCGACAGCGTCGAGAAGAAGGATGAGGCGGCGGAAGAAAACGGTTCGGACGGAGAAGAGAAGAAATAG
- the hisS gene encoding histidine--tRNA ligase codes for MSESIKGPRGVRDILPDESWKWAYVLGRAAETAGRFNYSEVRLPIFEHTELFSRGVGDTTDIVEKEMYTFTDKGDRSITLRPEMTAGMMRSYVEHSLGVPGGNPAKLWGAGPMFRYERPQKGRYRQFWQLDYEEIGSESPLVDAEVIMTAIELFRTLGMRNLEVVINSVGCPKCRPVYREKLIGYLQGRCDELCDTCKSRLQRNPLRVLDCKEDREIVAGAPDIFDSLCDECAEHFNTVTAALTRLGVKYTLDKTLVRGLDYYTKTAFEVKSGDLGAQSAVCGGGRYDNLAEAIGGPHVPGVGFAAGLDRVILVMGEQGCSFGAQPALDAYVVCPDDSARLNAVELLYALRRAGLKADMDYAGRGMKGQMKTAVASGAKAACILGGDEIARGVVAVRDLSAAAQEEVPLADVPVRVASLAGKR; via the coding sequence ATGTCTGAATCTATCAAGGGGCCGCGCGGAGTCCGCGACATTCTTCCCGACGAGTCTTGGAAATGGGCCTACGTGCTCGGCCGCGCCGCGGAAACGGCGGGCAGATTCAATTACAGCGAGGTTCGGCTTCCGATCTTTGAGCATACCGAGCTTTTCAGCCGCGGCGTCGGCGACACGACCGACATCGTGGAGAAGGAAATGTACACCTTTACCGATAAGGGCGACCGCAGCATCACGCTGCGTCCGGAGATGACGGCCGGCATGATGCGCAGCTACGTGGAGCACTCGCTCGGCGTGCCCGGCGGCAACCCCGCCAAGCTGTGGGGAGCGGGGCCTATGTTCCGTTACGAGCGCCCTCAGAAGGGGCGTTACCGCCAGTTCTGGCAGCTCGACTACGAGGAGATCGGCTCCGAGAGCCCGCTCGTCGACGCGGAGGTGATCATGACTGCCATCGAGCTGTTCCGCACGCTGGGGATGCGGAACCTCGAGGTGGTGATCAATTCCGTGGGCTGTCCCAAGTGCCGCCCCGTCTACCGCGAAAAACTGATCGGCTATCTGCAGGGACGCTGCGACGAACTCTGCGACACCTGCAAAAGCCGTCTGCAGCGCAACCCGCTGCGCGTGCTCGACTGCAAGGAAGACCGCGAGATCGTCGCCGGCGCGCCTGACATTTTCGACAGTCTCTGCGACGAATGCGCCGAACACTTCAATACCGTCACCGCGGCGCTGACTCGGCTGGGCGTCAAATACACGCTCGACAAAACGCTGGTGCGCGGCCTCGATTACTACACCAAGACCGCTTTCGAGGTCAAATCCGGCGACCTCGGCGCGCAGAGCGCCGTGTGCGGCGGCGGCCGTTACGACAACCTGGCGGAGGCGATCGGCGGGCCGCACGTGCCGGGCGTGGGCTTCGCGGCCGGACTCGACCGCGTCATCCTCGTCATGGGCGAGCAGGGCTGCTCGTTCGGCGCACAGCCGGCGCTCGACGCCTACGTGGTCTGCCCCGACGATTCGGCGCGGCTGAACGCCGTGGAGCTGCTTTACGCGCTGCGCCGCGCCGGGCTGAAGGCCGACATGGACTACGCCGGCCGCGGCATGAAGGGGCAAATGAAAACGGCGGTCGCCAGCGGCGCCAAGGCGGCCTGCATTCTCGGCGGCGACGAAATTGCGCGAGGCGTGGTGGCGGTGCGCGACTTGAGCGCGGCGGCGCAGGAAGAAGTGCCTCTCGCCGACGTGCCCGTCCGCGTGGCGTCTCTGGCCGGCAAACGTTGA
- a CDS encoding AbgT family transporter has protein sequence MTDTAVAKKSWVDRFLDGIERVCNKLPPPAILFCWLFLIVAVIGAIFTVTDFSMINPAISDPAKAVVKSQNLFSATGLQWLLDNMIKNFTGFAPLGLVITMTLAIGMCEESGLLLAMLSKCMRNVPPALVPFVIAFLGTVGNIASDTAMVVIPPMAAIVYMGVGKHPVVGMINGYAGAQAGFTANLMIAGTDSLLQGLTNQAIKGFIPDSTFTVDVTCNWFFMIASTFLCTLVIGGVCTWLVEPRFGKYEGGAGDATIEELNDHQKKGLRRAGWVALVYIALLVIGFFFGPLAKIMPDGSRAFVGSPMLKGLIPLLFFFFALPGIVYGYSAGTIKNSGDLNKGMVKQAAAMGGYVVFCFFAGQFNMLFNWTKLGTMLAIGGADFLKGIGFTGTSMCVAFILLAMFVNLFVSSGSAKWAIFAPIFVPMFMLLGYHPGFTQLLYRLGDSPTNCFTPMSPYIWMVLSVAQAKYMKDIKIGTLVANLVPIAFFMQIAWIIFFIVWDYFGLPIGPGVYATLPAGVLPPM, from the coding sequence ATGACTGACACTGCAGTAGCGAAGAAATCATGGGTAGACCGCTTTTTGGACGGCATCGAGCGCGTGTGCAACAAACTGCCGCCGCCCGCCATCCTGTTCTGCTGGCTCTTCCTGATCGTCGCCGTGATCGGTGCCATTTTCACCGTGACGGATTTCTCGATGATCAATCCGGCTATTTCCGATCCCGCCAAGGCGGTCGTGAAATCCCAGAACCTGTTCTCCGCCACTGGACTTCAGTGGCTCCTCGACAACATGATCAAGAACTTCACCGGTTTCGCGCCGCTGGGGCTCGTCATCACGATGACGCTCGCCATCGGCATGTGCGAAGAATCCGGGCTGCTTCTGGCCATGCTCAGCAAGTGCATGAGAAACGTTCCTCCCGCGCTGGTGCCCTTCGTGATCGCGTTCCTCGGCACCGTCGGCAACATCGCTTCCGACACCGCCATGGTCGTGATCCCGCCGATGGCCGCCATCGTCTACATGGGCGTGGGCAAGCATCCCGTCGTCGGCATGATCAACGGCTACGCCGGCGCTCAGGCCGGTTTCACCGCCAATCTGATGATCGCCGGCACCGACTCTCTGCTTCAGGGGCTGACCAACCAAGCCATCAAGGGCTTCATCCCCGACAGCACGTTCACGGTCGACGTGACCTGCAACTGGTTCTTCATGATCGCCTCCACGTTTCTGTGCACCCTCGTGATCGGCGGTGTCTGCACCTGGCTCGTCGAGCCCCGTTTCGGCAAGTACGAGGGCGGCGCCGGTGACGCCACGATCGAAGAGCTCAACGACCATCAGAAAAAGGGTCTTCGTCGCGCCGGTTGGGTAGCGCTGGTTTATATAGCTCTGCTGGTCATCGGCTTCTTCTTCGGCCCGCTGGCCAAAATCATGCCTGACGGCAGCCGCGCCTTTGTCGGTTCGCCTATGCTCAAGGGGCTGATCCCGCTTCTGTTCTTCTTCTTCGCTCTGCCGGGCATCGTTTACGGTTATTCCGCCGGCACGATCAAGAACAGCGGCGACCTCAACAAAGGCATGGTCAAGCAGGCCGCGGCCATGGGCGGCTACGTGGTGTTCTGCTTCTTCGCCGGGCAGTTCAACATGCTGTTCAACTGGACCAAGCTGGGCACCATGCTCGCCATCGGCGGCGCCGATTTCCTCAAGGGCATTGGCTTCACGGGCACGTCCATGTGCGTCGCCTTCATTTTGCTGGCGATGTTCGTGAACCTTTTCGTCTCCTCCGGCTCGGCCAAGTGGGCCATCTTCGCCCCGATCTTCGTGCCCATGTTCATGCTGCTCGGCTATCACCCCGGCTTTACCCAGCTGCTGTACCGGCTCGGCGACTCTCCCACCAACTGCTTCACGCCCATGAGTCCCTATATCTGGATGGTCCTGAGCGTCGCGCAGGCCAAATACATGAAGGACATCAAGATCGGCACGCTCGTGGCCAATCTCGTGCCGATTGCGTTCTTCATGCAGATCGCCTGGATCATTTTCTTCATCGTCTGGGATTATTTCGGGCTGCCGATCGGACCTGGCGTCTACGCCACGCTGCCCGCCGGCGTTCTGCCGCCGATGTAG
- a CDS encoding NERD domain-containing protein, with translation MEFKFFGMNLNLWKLHSVSDYARFFFFMAAGVLVFAILARRIGKRRNDDAATERVVRKLRRLCKNEGIVCGAAPPVVPPGTADALLVSRRGIFALRCIGWGIRVFGSVESPQWRVEDNNERRTIPNPLAQAGAAAAALNARLAEKRFDAEIRPLAVFADPFDSPRLSLEGGASAIACEDLKKWYHSQPELPALDRSARDEIIRALALTEWKKERKS, from the coding sequence GTGGAGTTCAAATTTTTCGGCATGAATCTGAATCTCTGGAAACTCCATTCCGTTTCGGATTATGCGCGGTTTTTCTTCTTCATGGCGGCCGGCGTTCTCGTTTTCGCCATCCTGGCGAGACGCATCGGCAAACGCCGCAACGACGACGCCGCGACGGAGCGCGTCGTCCGGAAACTGCGGCGGCTCTGCAAAAACGAAGGGATCGTTTGCGGCGCGGCTCCGCCCGTCGTGCCGCCGGGAACGGCCGACGCCCTGCTGGTTTCGCGGCGCGGGATTTTCGCGCTGCGCTGTATCGGCTGGGGGATCCGTGTTTTCGGCAGCGTCGAAAGTCCGCAGTGGCGCGTCGAGGACAACAACGAAAGACGCACCATCCCCAATCCGCTCGCGCAAGCGGGCGCGGCCGCCGCGGCGCTGAACGCCCGCCTGGCGGAAAAGAGGTTCGACGCGGAGATCCGTCCTCTGGCCGTCTTCGCCGATCCCTTCGACTCCCCCCGCCTCAGCCTCGAGGGCGGCGCCAGCGCCATCGCCTGCGAGGATCTGAAAAAATGGTATCATTCCCAGCCGGAGCTGCCCGCCCTGGACCGCTCCGCCCGGGACGAAATCATTCGGGCGCTTGCGCTTACAGAATGGAAAAAGGAGAGAAAATCATGA
- a CDS encoding ATP-binding protein: MKTGKNARVMLLSQKLMLGSVILVFLTIGFTIVMVLRLNLKLQSHRIETTLHDLGEMVAANPLVIQAFKEDQSSEELILYLDNLIRGLRDVDVITLADMRLRRLYHVNRSRIGENFVGGDEERVLRGERYFSRAVGSLGDQKRYFVPVLDAETRKELGFIVVASLMTNIASQRWEIYEAHFSTFLLILAIGLPAAWLTARGIKKSLLGYEPEQLSKFFLERDEVLNSLEEGIVAVDAAGYITLVNKAAGTMLHIVPEDLRVRLLDDIYPQIRIGETLASGEPLYNNGIILGDVNILCNRIPIRENGTLLGAVAILRNRTELTRMAEELTGVNHMIDALRSNSHEFMNKMQVILGLLRIGEPEEAERYITGIAREQSDVIAAVLQKIRNKNLGALLLGKMSHCRELDIEFNLVGSSSVPAVSQFLSGDAFVTLVGNLVENAIEAVNSKAKGEGDREVSLLIHEDERSLMVTVDDTGEGMTPEEIEHVRQGGYSSKGRHRGTGMRLIRSVLESNGGEMQIDSEKGAGTSITVCFTREGKL, encoded by the coding sequence ATGAAAACAGGCAAGAATGCCCGCGTCATGCTTCTATCGCAGAAGCTCATGCTGGGCAGCGTTATTCTTGTGTTTCTGACAATCGGTTTTACGATCGTGATGGTCCTGCGCCTCAATCTGAAGCTTCAAAGCCACCGGATCGAGACGACGCTGCACGACCTGGGCGAAATGGTTGCCGCCAATCCGCTGGTCATTCAGGCTTTCAAGGAAGATCAGAGCAGCGAGGAATTGATCCTTTATCTGGACAATCTCATCAGGGGGCTGCGCGACGTCGACGTGATCACGCTGGCGGACATGCGTTTGCGGCGCCTGTACCACGTGAACCGTTCCCGGATCGGCGAGAATTTCGTCGGCGGCGACGAGGAACGGGTGCTGAGGGGAGAACGCTACTTTTCCCGAGCCGTCGGTTCGCTGGGCGACCAAAAACGCTATTTCGTGCCGGTTCTCGACGCGGAGACGCGGAAAGAGCTCGGCTTCATCGTGGTCGCTTCGCTGATGACCAACATCGCCTCGCAGCGCTGGGAAATCTACGAAGCGCATTTCAGCACGTTCCTGTTGATCCTGGCGATCGGCCTGCCGGCGGCGTGGCTGACGGCGCGAGGCATCAAAAAATCGCTGCTGGGGTACGAACCGGAGCAGCTGTCGAAGTTTTTCCTCGAGCGCGACGAAGTTCTGAATTCGCTGGAGGAGGGGATCGTGGCCGTCGATGCGGCCGGCTATATTACGCTGGTCAACAAGGCGGCGGGGACGATGCTTCATATTGTCCCGGAAGATCTGCGCGTCCGGCTCCTTGACGACATTTACCCGCAGATCCGCATCGGCGAAACGTTGGCGTCGGGAGAGCCGCTGTATAACAACGGCATTATCCTGGGCGACGTCAATATTCTCTGTAACCGCATCCCCATCAGGGAGAACGGAACGCTTCTCGGGGCGGTTGCCATTCTGCGCAACCGTACCGAACTGACTCGTATGGCGGAAGAGCTGACCGGCGTCAACCACATGATCGATGCGTTGCGCAGCAACAGCCACGAGTTCATGAACAAGATGCAGGTGATCCTCGGTCTGTTGCGTATCGGCGAGCCGGAGGAAGCCGAGCGCTACATTACCGGGATCGCCCGGGAACAGTCGGATGTCATCGCGGCGGTCCTGCAGAAGATTCGCAACAAAAATTTGGGAGCCCTGCTCCTTGGCAAAATGTCTCACTGCCGGGAGCTGGATATAGAGTTCAATCTGGTCGGTTCCAGCTCAGTTCCGGCAGTCAGCCAGTTTCTGTCCGGCGACGCTTTTGTAACGCTGGTCGGCAACCTTGTCGAGAACGCCATCGAAGCGGTCAACTCTAAGGCCAAGGGCGAAGGCGACCGTGAGGTGTCTCTGTTAATTCACGAAGATGAGCGAAGCCTGATGGTTACGGTTGACGATACGGGCGAGGGCATGACACCGGAAGAGATTGAGCACGTAAGGCAAGGCGGTTATAGTTCCAAGGGCCGGCATCGCGGCACGGGAATGAGGCTGATTCGTTCCGTGCTTGAGTCGAACGGCGGAGAAATGCAGATAGATTCAGAGAAAGGTGCAGGCACATCCATCACGGTGTGTTTCACCAGGGAGGGAAAACTGTGA
- a CDS encoding flavodoxin family protein has product MKKALLINGSPHREGCTFTALAELQKALSGAGVASNLLWLGTKPMQDCTSCGRCEATGRCVFVDQVNEVLDQLDDYGAIVAGSPVYYSGATGRICSFLDRLFYAGGDRMAGKLGAAVVSCRRGGSTASFERLNQYFLISNMFVVGSQYWNQVHGFTPDDVRQDAEGLQTMRTLGVNMAWMLRSIEAGQKAGIPAPTYEEHVWTHFIG; this is encoded by the coding sequence ATGAAAAAAGCGCTTTTGATCAACGGCAGCCCGCATCGGGAAGGCTGCACTTTCACCGCTCTGGCCGAACTGCAAAAGGCGTTGAGCGGCGCGGGAGTTGCCAGCAACCTGCTCTGGCTGGGTACAAAACCCATGCAGGACTGCACCTCCTGCGGCCGCTGCGAAGCGACAGGACGCTGCGTTTTCGTCGATCAAGTCAACGAAGTGCTGGACCAGCTCGACGATTACGGCGCCATCGTGGCCGGTTCGCCGGTCTACTATTCCGGGGCGACGGGACGCATATGTTCGTTTCTCGACCGTCTTTTCTATGCCGGCGGCGACCGCATGGCCGGCAAGCTGGGGGCGGCCGTGGTGTCCTGCCGGCGTGGCGGATCCACGGCTTCGTTCGAACGGCTCAATCAGTACTTTTTGATCAGCAACATGTTCGTTGTCGGCTCGCAGTACTGGAACCAAGTGCACGGCTTCACGCCCGACGACGTGCGCCAGGATGCCGAAGGACTTCAGACCATGCGCACGCTGGGGGTCAACATGGCCTGGATGCTCCGTTCCATCGAGGCCGGACAGAAAGCCGGCATTCCCGCGCCGACCTACGAGGAACACGTCTGGACGCACTTCATCGGTTAA
- a CDS encoding cupin domain-containing protein gives MEIKRGRLFALSRRCAPDGGELFDELAAGRGCRIERIVSAGQTTPEGQWYDQDGDEWVALLQGEARLLWADGGESALSFGDWLLIPAHVRHRVVYASAEPPCVWIAVHFQR, from the coding sequence ATGGAGATAAAACGCGGGCGGCTTTTCGCGCTTTCGCGGCGCTGCGCGCCCGACGGCGGCGAACTTTTCGACGAACTGGCAGCGGGGCGGGGCTGTCGCATCGAGCGCATCGTTTCCGCCGGGCAGACCACGCCCGAAGGGCAATGGTACGATCAGGACGGCGACGAATGGGTGGCGTTGCTGCAGGGAGAGGCGCGCCTGCTCTGGGCCGACGGCGGCGAAAGCGCGCTCTCGTTCGGCGACTGGCTGCTGATCCCCGCCCATGTTCGCCACCGCGTCGTGTACGCCAGCGCCGAACCGCCCTGCGTGTGGATTGCGGTCCATTTTCAGCGCTGA
- a CDS encoding M20/M25/M40 family metallo-hydrolase, with protein sequence MINSERLVKNFCAYARIDSESFGEGPMQERLVKDLAALGCEVRVDGAGAKIGSSGNNIYAFYKGTLPGEPLIYSCHMDTVRPGKGVAPVVEDGVISSGGDTILAADDKSGIAGIVEALTVVREKELPCHDFEIVVTIGEEQGLLGAKHFDFSRVKGKEAVVLDGAGDVGTIVPNAPGQIKLHAVVTGRSAHAGLAPEKGISAIQAAARGVAAMNLLRVDEETTCNIGTFKSEGATNIVPARAEIIAEVRSRNLDKLNAQAAHMRDCLRKACDELGATLDCELKTTYVSFACPDDHPLMKRLRAACEAIGCPVRRVDGGGGSDANVMALSGITPVVLGTGMTDVHTVNETITVKNLEDTARLVLRLMTD encoded by the coding sequence ATGATCAACAGCGAACGACTGGTAAAGAACTTCTGCGCCTACGCGCGGATCGACAGCGAGAGCTTCGGCGAAGGCCCCATGCAGGAACGCCTCGTCAAAGACCTTGCGGCGCTCGGCTGCGAGGTCCGCGTCGACGGCGCCGGCGCCAAAATAGGTTCCTCCGGCAACAACATTTACGCCTTTTACAAGGGCACGCTCCCTGGCGAGCCGCTGATCTACTCGTGCCACATGGACACCGTCAGACCCGGAAAAGGCGTCGCGCCCGTCGTCGAAGACGGCGTCATTTCCAGCGGCGGCGACACGATCCTCGCCGCCGACGACAAGTCGGGCATCGCCGGCATCGTCGAGGCCCTGACCGTCGTCCGCGAAAAAGAACTCCCCTGCCACGACTTCGAGATCGTCGTCACCATCGGCGAAGAACAAGGGCTGCTGGGCGCCAAGCACTTCGATTTCAGCCGGGTCAAAGGCAAGGAAGCCGTCGTTCTCGACGGCGCCGGCGACGTCGGCACGATCGTCCCCAACGCGCCGGGACAGATCAAGCTGCACGCCGTCGTCACGGGGCGCAGCGCTCACGCCGGCCTGGCGCCGGAAAAAGGCATCAGCGCCATCCAAGCGGCCGCCCGCGGCGTCGCGGCCATGAACCTGCTGCGCGTCGACGAGGAGACGACCTGCAACATCGGCACGTTCAAATCCGAAGGCGCGACCAACATCGTTCCCGCCAGAGCCGAAATTATCGCCGAAGTCCGCAGCCGCAACCTCGACAAGCTCAACGCCCAGGCCGCGCACATGCGCGACTGCCTGCGGAAAGCCTGCGACGAGCTGGGCGCCACGCTCGACTGCGAGCTGAAGACGACCTACGTCAGCTTCGCCTGCCCCGACGATCATCCGCTGATGAAGCGCCTGCGCGCGGCCTGCGAGGCGATCGGCTGCCCGGTCCGCCGCGTCGACGGAGGCGGCGGCAGCGACGCCAACGTGATGGCGCTTTCCGGAATCACGCCCGTCGTGCTCGGCACCGGCATGACAGACGTGCACACCGTCAACGAAACGATCACCGTCAAAAATCTCGAAGACACGGCCAGGCTCGTCCTGCGCCTGATGACCGACTGA